The window GCCATCCGCAGCCAATTGTTCCGCGGATTGCCGGCCACGTCGTAGCTGGGGATGTCGGGGTATTCCCAGAACGGAAACGCCACGTTGGCGGCGCCTTCGGTCAACTGCAGGTATTGCAGCGGCAGAAAGCTGATGTGAACGGCCGTCTGTCCGGCATCCCGCGCAGCGGCGACCGCCTCGTGTACGCGGGCCGGCGATTGCGAAACCTCTTCGACGCTGCCCCAGCGCTGGAGCAAGGGGAGGAAGGCCCGTTGCACGAAGAAGTACGAATAGCAGTCGTCGCCGCAGCGATCGGCGACTTCGCCGGCGCTGAGCGACGACGTGGTGAACAGCGCCCGTTGGGCGGTTGATGGAGTGCTGAGATCGCTTGGCATCATGGCGTCGTGATTTGTATCGTGTAAGGTGGGACCAGCGAGCTTGCGAGCGCCGGCCCACCATGTTTCAAGGCGATAGACGTTGGGCGTTGGGAATCCGATGCTTTATTTCCACGTAACGCCTAACGCCTATCGCCCAGCGCTTCTCTCAATGGTGGGCCGGCGCTCGCAAGCTCGCTGGTCCCACCCCACATCATGCAATTTCCATTACCCGGCTTGTCCCAACTGCCCGAGCGCCGTTGTGGCGGCCAACGTTTCCGTCACGGGCAGACGCACCACGCTCCGTCCGTCGTCATCCTCGTCCAGCGGGGCCTGGTCCAATAACCCGCTCACATGGTCCTCCAGCGCGGCGAGCCGGCGGGCCAGCGCCACATGGTCCCATTGAAAACCTTCTTGCTTGTCGAGCCGCGCGGTCAGGTTCTCGTTCAGCTCGCGCATGGCATGCGCGAGCGCGGCAAACTGCGTGATCTCGTCGGCATACCGCTCCGAAATCCGCCGCGCCAACCGCCTCTCGAATCGGCGGCCAAGGGCTTTGCCAACGCGGACCGGTCCCCGCACGATCGTTCCCACCAGGCGACGAAGCATCGACGTTAATCCCTTATGAGAGGTTTGCTCCAACACATTCCAGTGCATCAGGCCGCCTCCGCGAGGCAGTCGTTCTCTTGCACCCAAGCTTGCGTCAGCTTTTCGGCCAACAAAGCAAGACGATAGGCCTCATCGGCGCTGCCGCCGGCCCGGTCCGGGCGAGTCGTGGCCCGCTCGAGCGCCGACTCGATGTCGGGCAACAGTCGGTCGAGACGGAAGTCGCGCCAAACGACCGTGCTGGCACGCCGCCCGATCGGCTTCAGGTCTCTGCGGCCGTCGAGCACGTCGGCCAGGGCGGCGGCAAAGGCCTCGGCCGTGCGCGCCGCCTTCAGGCAGTGGACGCGGTCGACGAACCACTCGCCGATGCCGCAGCTCTCGCTCATCAGCATCACCGTGCCGTAGGCGGCCGCTTCCAGCGGCGCGCAGCCAAACGGCTCGCGCTTCCACGTGGGAAAGGCAAACAGGTCGTATTCATGCCGCGCGTAGCGGCCCACCAGTTCTTCTTGCGGGCACAGACCCTTGAATCGCACGAGGTCTTCCACGCCCAGCTCGCACGGCAACGGCGCCACGGAGGGATCGGTCACCTTGCCATATAGATCGATATGGAAGTTTTCGTAGCCGCGGGCGCGGAGCAGGGCGGCGGCTTCGACCAGCAGGTGAATGCCCTTGTGGCGGCCCATCTGACCCGACGAAACGATGCGCAGCGTTTCGCCGCGGCGATAGTAACGCTGCCGCGGCGGCGGCTGACGGCCGAGCACCCAGTTCGGCGAGATTTCGATCTCGCCGTTGAGCTTCACTCCCGCCGCTTCGATTTCTTGCACCACCCGCTCGCTGACGGGCATGAAATGGCCGCGGACGTAGCGGCCGAATTCGGCAGCCAGCACGCTCAGCACATCCTCGTGCAGGCTGCACAGCATTCGCGGCACGCAGTCGCCCAGATACCAGACCCAGGGAACGTCGAGGTATTGCAAGCAGCCGACCAGCCCCAGGCCGCCGGTGCCAAACAGGTTCCAAAGATAGACCACGTCGGGCTGAAACCGCCGAAGCCGCTCGAGCAGCACGTGGACGTTGTGCGAGCTGACGAACACGGCCCGCGCCGCGGTCAGCTTGCGCGTCACCGGCCGATTGTGCAGTACGCCGAAGGCATCGTAGCAATTCACCAGTTCCAGCTCTCGCGCCACGTGCTCGACCGCGGGGCAGGGCGTGCGGGGACTCGTCGTCAGCACCTGCACGTCGTGCCCACGAGCGAGCAGGCCGTCGACCACCTGCCGGCAGCAGAGCTCATAGCCGCCGATGAAGTCGGGTGGATAAAGGTTGCTGATCGCGAGAATCTTCACGCGGCGGCCCTCCGCGTGGCGGCGATCAGTCGGTGGTAGATTTCATACAAGCGCACGCCGGCGGTGGCTCGGGAGGATGGCCTTCCTAGGCCGTCTCGTTTGGCACCGGACGGCCTAGGAAGGCCATCCTCCAGTGCCAGGCAGTGATTCGCAGGCCAGGGCGCGGGCACGCCGAGCTGGCGGATGTCGGTCTCGCAAACAACCAGCTCGACCGGCTTCGACGTACTGATCGACTCCGCCACCGCACGATCGTGGCACACGACCACGTCGGCCAATTCGATCAGCGACAACTCGCTCGCGAGCCAGTGCCCTTCGAGACCCCACTCGGTCATACACACAGGCTTACGCAGTTGACGAGCGATGAGCAGCGCCACCTCGCAAGAGCGGCTGAATCCGTCGTGCAGATGGACCAGGTCGACGTCGGCAATGACGCGGGACAAATCCCACGAGGTCCGGTCCCAGACCGTCCGGGCGGTTCCAGCCACGGGCAACGTGAGGCGAGCGACTCCGGCACTGATCGGCCGCCGTTCAGGCCCGCTTCCGCAGGAAATCAGCTCGATCGACCAGCCATAGCCCGAAGCGGCCACGACGTGCTGGGCCAGCGTTGCCAAGTGCTCGTGCGCGCGCGACGAACCGGTCGCGTCGTCGCTGTCGAGCAGTCCCAGCCAGGCAATTTTGACCGCCGTATTGGCCATGCATCTCTCTCACGCGGCCTTGCGTTTGCCCGGTGCGTCGTGCTCGCGGCCGAGCAACGCCAAATCCGCATCGACCATCATCGTGACCAGCTCGTGGAAACCGACTTGGGGCTGCCAACCGAGCGCGCGACGGGCCTTGGCCGGATCGGAGAGCAGCAGATCGACTTCGGCCGGCCGATGGAACTTGGCATCGACGACGACATATTTGCGCCAGTTGAGTCCCACGTGCTCGAAGGCCGCCTCGACGAACTCTTCGACGCTGTGCGTCTGTCCGGTGCCGATCACGTAATCGTCGGCCTGCGTTTGTTGCAGCATCAGCCACATGGCACGCACATAGTCGCCGGCGAAGCCCCAGTCGCGGCGGGCCTGCAAGTTGCCCAAGCGCAGCTCTTCGGCCATGCCCAGCTTGATCTTGGCGACGGCGTGCGTGATTTTTCGGGTGACGAACTCCAGTCCGCGGCGCGGCGATTCGTGATTGAACAGGATGCCCGAACAGGCGAACATGCCGTAGCTCTCGCGGTAGTTCATCGTAATGTAATGGCCGTAGACCTTGGCCACGCCGTAAGGGCTGCGCGGATGAAACGGCGTCGTCTCGCGCTGCGGGGTCTCATGCACCTTGCCGTACATCTCGCTGGAGCTGGCCTGGTAAAAGCGGATTTTGGAATTCACCAACCGCACGGCGTCGAGCATGCGCGTGACGCCCAGGCCCGTCACCTCGCCGGTCAATTGCGGCTGCTGCCAGCTTGTGGGCACGAAGCTTTGGGCGGCCAGGTTATAGACTTCGGTGGGCTGCACTTTCGCCAGCAGCGATAGGAGCGATTGCTGGTCGATCAGATCGCCGGGGTGCAGATCGATCTTGCCTTCGAGGTGCTTCACGCGCTCGAAGGTCTCGGTGCTCGAACGGCGAAACATGCCGTGGACGTGATACCCTTTTTCCAGGA of the Pirellulales bacterium genome contains:
- the gmd gene encoding GDP-mannose 4,6-dehydratase, with protein sequence MAGIALITGITGQDGSYLAELLLEKGYHVHGMFRRSSTETFERVKHLEGKIDLHPGDLIDQQSLLSLLAKVQPTEVYNLAAQSFVPTSWQQPQLTGEVTGLGVTRMLDAVRLVNSKIRFYQASSSEMYGKVHETPQRETTPFHPRSPYGVAKVYGHYITMNYRESYGMFACSGILFNHESPRRGLEFVTRKITHAVAKIKLGMAEELRLGNLQARRDWGFAGDYVRAMWLMLQQTQADDYVIGTGQTHSVEEFVEAAFEHVGLNWRKYVVVDAKFHRPAEVDLLLSDPAKARRALGWQPQVGFHELVTMMVDADLALLGREHDAPGKRKAA
- a CDS encoding glycosyltransferase family 4 protein is translated as MKILAISNLYPPDFIGGYELCCRQVVDGLLARGHDVQVLTTSPRTPCPAVEHVARELELVNCYDAFGVLHNRPVTRKLTAARAVFVSSHNVHVLLERLRRFQPDVVYLWNLFGTGGLGLVGCLQYLDVPWVWYLGDCVPRMLCSLHEDVLSVLAAEFGRYVRGHFMPVSERVVQEIEAAGVKLNGEIEISPNWVLGRQPPPRQRYYRRGETLRIVSSGQMGRHKGIHLLVEAAALLRARGYENFHIDLYGKVTDPSVAPLPCELGVEDLVRFKGLCPQEELVGRYARHEYDLFAFPTWKREPFGCAPLEAAAYGTVMLMSESCGIGEWFVDRVHCLKAARTAEAFAAALADVLDGRRDLKPIGRRASTVVWRDFRLDRLLPDIESALERATTRPDRAGGSADEAYRLALLAEKLTQAWVQENDCLAEAA